One Tachysurus vachellii isolate PV-2020 chromosome 5, HZAU_Pvac_v1, whole genome shotgun sequence genomic window, ATTAAGTATGGCAAGAGTTCCTGACACCTCTGTTTAGTATAAATATATTGACTTTAGCTTATAAAACTGTATCCTGATGGTTGGTTGTTATGGAAACGCGCATATACGTGAAATAGagctcatttaaataaataaaaacaattcaataCTTAAGGTAATTAATACTTAACAAACTTGGGTTTGATGTAGCAAATATTCCttttatcatatttatatgCAAGTTTCTCTGTTAAGAAAATATCAAGCAGCTATTAACGGATTtcatctgaaatattttatatatatatttaactttCTGTCCTTTTCCTGCCCTCAGATGACAGAAAGGGGTTCCAGCAGTGGCCTTCTGACTTTTCTCATTCTGACTTGTAGCTTATTACAGTGCTCATGTAAGCCACTTGACTACAGGAATAAATCATTGGCAGAAATATCTAAGGAGTTATCACGTTATTCTGACATTGCCCAGAAAATCATAGACCTGGCAGTCTATGGGAAGGCTCAAAACCGCTCATATGAGCGACTTGCAGCCTTCACAGATACAGTCGGAAACAGACTGAGTGGGTCCATGAACCTGGACCTGGCTATCAAGTACATGTACAATGCATTAAGCTTGGATGGACTGGAGAATGTACATCTAGAACCTGTGACGATCCCTCACTGGGTGAGGGGACAAGAAAGGGCACTGATGGTTCTTCCACGAAACCACACCTTGTCAATCCTTGGGTTGGGGAGTAGTGTTGGAACTCCCAAAGGAGGTTTGTAGTTTTAGACGTGTTGAAACACTTAGATGACATAATTGCACCCATAAGCATTATACTTTTAATGAAGTAAACATGCCTCTTCACAGCAAGACTTATTGTGACACATGTGGTATACATTTCTTTTACCTGTTTGTTCTGGCAGGTATTGAAGCTGAAGTGTTAGTGGTGGAGTCTTTTGATGACCTGAAAAGAAGAGCAAGTGAGGCTAAGGGGAAGATTGTGGTGTATAATCAGCCCTTTGTTAGCTACGGGGAGACGGTGGCATACCGTGCTTCAGGAGCTTCAGAGGCAGCTAAAGTGGGAGCAGTGGCTTCACTCATTCGCTCCATCACGCCATTTTCCATCAACAGGTCTGTTTCAATCAGATATCATCAGTGTCTTTCCAAGAAATACAATCACTTTATAATTCAATATTAAACTTATTGTATGTACCTATTACAGCCCCCATACCGGGTGGCAGTGGTACCAGCCTGGTGTTCCTCAGATCCCCACAGCCTGTATCACAGTGGAAGATGCCCAGATGATGGCCAGGATGGCAAACAAAGGCATAAAAATTGTGGTGCACTTAACTATGGGGGCTCAGACCCTGGAAGATGTGGTCTCCTTCAACACAGTGGCTGAGATTACAGGCAGTGAGCACCCAGAGCAAGTAAGCCCTTAAAGACTTCAAACACATACTTGGACACTGTTGTGTTCCATAACTATTACTGACCATACTcacatgtgtatgatgtgtgctTCTGCATGACTCACCAGCATCCTCTAGGTGCCAATTATAGAGTGCTGACAGAAGTTTCCATTTGACCTCTCATCTGAGGTCAGTTTTGTGGTTATGGTGATTAATATTATAGAGAAAAATGTCTGAGCCTGGATGAGCACAACAGGATGCCTTCAGCTTACAACTAATTAACTGTGTAGTATAGCTTCAATGTGGCCAATATGCACAGACATGTTTGACATTGAACATGACAGAACTCCCCATGAATCTATCTCCCAGTGTTCTTTAGCTTCCAATGAGTAACTTGTTAGTAAAGGTTCTAGCATGATGGTTGTTTCCAGGTCAGAATACAAGGTGTTGAATAGTGAGATTAAATTCTGTTAAATCCAAAGCCATTAAACTGTTTTCTACACACACTTCttactctcttactctctcgaAGGTTCTAGAAATTGCAGAACATTTATGTTACTTGATGTAGAGAAATACCTGAATATAATGgtttattgtataataatacattttttgtattaaacaaAGCTTTTAATGTTGAGACAGCAGCTTTAGTAAATACCCAAGCATTACTGTTTGTCTAATTTTCTAAACTATTAAAATTTGACATCAAGCTTGCgtcaaatcaaatatgtggaccaGATAATCCTCTGTGGTGACCCCAAGCAGGGAGcagctaaaaaaacaacatggttTGTGCTTGTTTTGCTGCTTTTGCCTCTGAGTCATGAGATTAAATGCTAGAAGTCACTTCATGAATGTAATATACATGTGTGCATAAAAACAGAACCCATGAGACTGCTATTCTGACTGGCTTTTTCCTCTAAATGTGTATTCTTGGAAAactcataataacaataaatcacGGATGTCATCTTGGGGACTGACTGTAGTCCAGAGTGACATGTACTGACTTGCCAACCTGTTATTTTGAGTGATTTTGTCATATGGGGCACATCAGTGTTGTCCAAAGCTTGTGTACTGTTGGAGAGACACATATCATTGTTGTCCAAAACTTGTGTACTGTTGGAGAGACACACATCATTGTTGTCCAAAACCTGTGTACTGTTGGAGAGACACACATCATTGTTGTCCAAAACCTGTGTACTGTTGGAGAGACACACATCATTGTTGTCCAAAATTTGTGTACTGTTGGAGAGACACTCCAGTAGGAGGCTGTCTGTTATGATCCCCATAGAGGCATTGCACcttcttttctctgtatttgtAGTTGGTCTCCTTATTCTCAACATGATGATTAAGGTTTTCTGCCATCCAGGTCAGGTCGTGTGATTTTGCATTTTAGTCATGATGACCGAATGGCAGTTTTGTTACTCATTTGACCTTTGCTATTTGTCTCCTGGTTTCATAAAAATGTAGCTGAAAATCTGCTGACCATATGAAACCAAGGACAAGGAGTGCAAACGTCTGAGATTTGTGGTCATTCAAATTGGGATTTTGTCACATTGACCAGAGAAAGAAGAATCGAACAGGACAAAACTTTATCCCTTTGTGGTGGAAATGCGTGTTAATACTGTATTCCACATTATACACTAAACGAGAAGCAAGACAGCTTGAAATATGCCATCTAATGCAATGAGGAATCTAAAGATTTACACGCTGGTGAAGCCCAACCTCTTTATAAGCACACTGCACATATGTGTGCTGGTTATCTGAAAAAAGGTGCAGGGACACACTGTAGGCAGAGAAaccgagtgagtgagagcatgTAAGAGATTAAAgagtaaataaagtgaaaaaacaaaatcaaagtgAAAAAAACACTACCAAAGTACTGGTATATGTAATTGTTTCAgaacccaaaaaataaaatgcaatttgctgTGGGCAAAGGTTTTTGTGGTCCCTTTCCAGTGAATGAATAGACAGAAGCAGGCTGACAAATTGACCAGAGCAACAGATGGTCTCACAAAACCAGTCTTATAGCTGTCACTGGTCACTCTGTTACAGGAAGTGGCAATTTGTGTGACCACTTATACTATAACATAGTCATGGTGTGTCAGCACAAGATTATCTAGTTTACCGAGTCTTCCACAAAACAGAATGCTGTATATTTTACAAAACCAGTGACTTTCTCTGCATTCATATTGTCACAGTATTTAAGGTTTTGCTTTTCCACTCTGCAGACAGCATGTACTGGGAATATGGAAACAGATAGCAACTAGAAGCAACCAGTTGAATACTATAGGTTAAAGTCTCAGCCACCATCAAagctattatttaaaaaagtcttGAATGAGGAATTGTGTTAGCCGTTAATTCTGATTAGCCGTCAAAAGTGTCAGAACCCTggttccccccaaaaaaacatctATACCTTACTGAAACCTGAATGTTTCTATTGTGAATGTTCAATGAGTATACAAAGATGCAAATCCACTAAGAATAATTTTATTGCCATCAGATTTCGTGTATATGCGTGCATACGTATGCAAGA contains:
- the LOC132845819 gene encoding carboxypeptidase Q-like, producing MTERGSSSGLLTFLILTCSLLQCSCKPLDYRNKSLAEISKELSRYSDIAQKIIDLAVYGKAQNRSYERLAAFTDTVGNRLSGSMNLDLAIKYMYNALSLDGLENVHLEPVTIPHWVRGQERALMVLPRNHTLSILGLGSSVGTPKGGIEAEVLVVESFDDLKRRASEAKGKIVVYNQPFVSYGETVAYRASGASEAAKVGAVASLIRSITPFSINSPHTGWQWYQPGVPQIPTACITVEDAQMMARMANKGIKIVVHLTMGAQTLEDVVSFNTVAEITGSEHPEQVVLLSGHLDSWDVGQGAMDDGGGVAISWEALSLIKDLGLRPKRTMRAVLWSAEEAGGVGAMQYYQQHKANISNFDLVMESDMGTFAPVGLQFTGSDKARSIMTEVMKLLAPINVTSLEKHGEGTDINMWMQAGVPGASLHTADSKYFWFHHTDGDTMTVQNPAEMNLCSVVWAVVSYVVADLDEMLPR